Part of the Nitrospirota bacterium genome, GCAGCAGCGGTCGCCGACGGGAGCCGGTACGGTTCGCTTGAGGTAACATTGCCCGTGTGTCACTCCAGGAGGTGGTTTCACAAAGGTGAAGGCCTGACAGCTTCCATCGCCTGCGCATACGGCGCGACAGGACGCAGGACTGATTTCAGTCCGCTGCGCATAGTCTCCACCAGGGCGGTTGGTGTCATACTCCAGGCGGAAATGCTCCGACTGCGCGGCCGTGATCGCAGTGGTAATGGCGAGCGCAACCTGGCGTTGGGACAGGATCGACTGGAGTTGAATCATCGAGGTTTCACTATCGCCTGGCGGTGAGACGCCGGGATTTCCTGATGATCCGGCTCCGGCACGATAGTTCGGAGACAGGCTTGCCGAGGCTGCCGGAGGCCGCAGGCCAGTCGCGCCGTCGCCGAACTGAACCTGCCCGGTGACCGGATTCACGTGGTAGGCCAATTGATAGTGGCGGCGCGGTCGAACGATGTCTCGCGTCTGCATCCCGCTCAGCGAACCGCTTGCATCCAGCGCTGTCCCATCTGGCATGAGCAGCACCACGTTGCGCGCATCGTCGTTCATGGCAAGGACCAGGGGAAACGGCGCGGATACTTCGAGGTCATGGGTGCCTCTGTCTGCGGTGACAATCAGCGGCGCTCCCCCCTTGTCCGGCATAAGCCGCAGTTGCTCGTCCGCCGTCCGCTCAACCAGATATTCATTCGGGGTCGCGAGGACTGGCGCACCGTCCGGAGCAGAGAAATGTACGGTCTTGTCGAGTTGAATCGTGGTCTGCGAGCGATCGGCGTTAAGGGTAGGGTGCGGGGCTTCGTGCATCGAGCAAGCGGATAATCCGAGGGAGAGAATAATGACCAGTCGCGATGCCGTGCATCCAGTCGTGCAGTGCTGTGCCCATGGAAACGGTACAGGGCCATGCGTCGAGAGAATCGCAGGTCTGATGTGATCATTCCGGGCTGCTGTCATGAACTCCTCTCCCTTCGCTGCGGCTGGCTCAATGACCATCCATGGGGCAGAGCAGACCATGGTATGGACAGATTAGCCGTATTCTCAGGCGCCATAGATATTAATGGCTGGGTTCTAGCAGGGTAGTCGTGACGAGACCTCGGTAAGTTCAAATCAGCATGGAAGAATGTTCGGGGGAAGATATGACGGAATGAGGTGGGTGGCACTGGCGTCACGGATTCGCTCCTTGAAGTGAGAGTCAGCTGTGCT contains:
- a CDS encoding PAN domain-containing protein — its product is MTAARNDHIRPAILSTHGPVPFPWAQHCTTGCTASRLVIILSLGLSACSMHEAPHPTLNADRSQTTIQLDKTVHFSAPDGAPVLATPNEYLVERTADEQLRLMPDKGGAPLIVTADRGTHDLEVSAPFPLVLAMNDDARNVVLLMPDGTALDASGSLSGMQTRDIVRPRRHYQLAYHVNPVTGQVQFGDGATGLRPPAASASLSPNYRAGAGSSGNPGVSPPGDSETSMIQLQSILSQRQVALAITTAITAAQSEHFRLEYDTNRPGGDYAQRTEISPASCRAVCAGDGSCQAFTFVKPPPGVTHGQCYLKRTVPAPVGDRCCISAKQKNAQQELIGNIGR